The genomic segment ATACCCAGAGATGAAAAGAGCCTCATCAAAGAGGCTCGAGTTCACTGCATGACCCTGGGGGCCATCTTATGATGAAAACCCGGTACTTAATGGTTTTTCTTGATTAACAGGTAATTTATGAGTCGAGACAAATAATCTACTTTCTGCCGGGCATTGCTTCCTCGTAACTTTTGCAGACAAATCTGGTACTTCCCATTAATAATAAACTCCGGAACACCGTACACCTTATAGCTCTTTATGAGTTGATTATATTGGTTAATCATTCCCTCAACCTGGAGGTTGCTCCATGCCTGATCAAATAGCTCCCCATTCACCTCGTTGGCAACAAACAACTTCTTGATGTCCGATTCATCACTTAGATTCTTATGTTCAAGTTGAATTGAATTAAATAATACCGGCGTCATCTTTTCTGTCACCCCTAATAACTGAGCTACGGCAAAGGCATGTTGTAGTAACGGGCCTGAAGGACCACCGAGTAAGGCGAGTGGAACTCTTTTAAACTCAGTCCCTGCTGGGATTTTTGATTTTAAATATTCGGTAATAGGTTCAAATTGGTAGCAGTGCGGGCAAAAATAGGAAAAAAATTCCATAAGCTGGGGGTTTTCTGTGCTAACCTGTTTTACAATTATATAGTTCACACCTTTCTTGAACAGAGGTTCAGCCTGCGAGCTTAAAGAGGTGAATGTTCCAAGAAGTATTATCAACAACCATCTTTTCATGTCTGTTACCTATGAGGTTTTCAGGTTTTTTGGATTTATCTATTCATTGGGATCAAGATTACAAATAAGAGCTGTATCCAGATCTTATTTGTAATATTTTATTTGATTTATTTGTTATAAGTTAAATTGTTACCATAAATATAAAAGTAAATTGGTTATGTCTCAGATCCGTTGCTCATACAAAGGTGTACTGAT from the Dongshaea marina genome contains:
- a CDS encoding thiol:disulfide interchange protein DsbA/DsbL, whose product is MKRWLLIILLGTFTSLSSQAEPLFKKGVNYIIVKQVSTENPQLMEFFSYFCPHCYQFEPITEYLKSKIPAGTEFKRVPLALLGGPSGPLLQHAFAVAQLLGVTEKMTPVLFNSIQLEHKNLSDESDIKKLFVANEVNGELFDQAWSNLQVEGMINQYNQLIKSYKVYGVPEFIINGKYQICLQKLRGSNARQKVDYLSRLINYLLIKKNH